The following nucleotide sequence is from Ahniella affigens.
CGCCGCAACATCTGATCGAGGCGTTGCCGTTTGTCGTGGTGCGCTTGCACGCCGAGCGGCCGCGGGCGATCCAGCAAGCCTTGAGCGGCGTCGATGGCGTCAGTGGCATTGCGCAATTGGGTGCCAGCCTTCGCGTGCTGCTGCGGCGCGATCTGGACCGCGATGCGTTAGTAAAGCGTCTGAATCAGCAAGGTTTTTCGGTGCAGATGGAGGTCATCGCCGGCAATCTGGAAGATGTCTTTGTCGCCGCAACGCATTCCGGAGGCCGTTCATGAATCTGCGGCGACTGCGTGCGGTGGTGATCAAAGAGCTGAAACAGCTCCTTCGCGATCGGCTGACCGCGGCGATGATTTTCGGTATTCCGACCTTGCAGTTATTGCTGTTTGGCTTTGCCATCAACACCGATGTGCGTGGCCTGCATGCGGCCGTCATTGATCAGGCCGACAGCACGGCGAGTCGCGAACTGGTCGCACGCCTCGAGCATTCGCAAGTGGTCACGCTGGTTCATGTCGGACGCGAGGTCAGCGTCGCCGATCGGCTCATGCAATCAGGCGATGCGAGCGTCATCCTGTTGATTCCCCGTGATTTTGAACGCCGCCTGCAGCGCCCGGGCGAGCCACCGGCACAGTTGATCGTCGATGCGTCAGATCCCTCGATCCAAGCGGCGGCCCGACAACTGACGGAGCTGCCGTTGCCCGGTGCGAGTCCGACGAATCGCCTGGCGCTCTTGAATCGTTACAACCCAGAACGGAAGTCTTCAGTCAACACCGTGCCGGGCTTGATCGGTGTGATTCTGACGATGACGATGACCTTATTCACGGCCGTCGCCATCGTGCGTGAGCGTGAGCGCGGGAATCTCGAAATGCTGATCGCAACGCCGTTGACACCAGGCGAGTTGATTCTCGGCAAAGTGCTGCCGTTCGTGCTGATTGGGTTGATTCAAGTCACCGTCGTACTGACGCTCGGCGTGTTGATCTTCAGTGTGCCAGTGCGTGGCGAGTTGTGGCAGGTGTATGTGTCAGCGCTCACTTACATTCTGGCCGCGCTGGGGCTCGGTGTATTCCTGTCGACGTTCGCGCGCACACAATTCCAGGCCATGCAAATGGCGTTCTTCACGTTTCTGCCGCAAATCCTGATGTCTGGCTTCATGTTTCCGTTTGCCGGCATGCCAAAGGCGGCGCAATGGATCGGCGAGTGCCTGCCGCTGACGCATTTCATTCGCCTGGTGCGCGGCATCGTATTGCGTGGCGCAGACTTGCACGAGCTCGCGCGCGAGATCGGCATTCTGCTGCTGTTTTCTGCGATCACGTTGGGGGCAGCCACCTTGCGCTTCAGAAAGCGGTTGGATTGAATTCGGTCTGATCGAAGCAACATCAGCATCCGTAGATTCCGTACGGAACTATTGGTGCCAGCTGGTGTGCTGATGACAACAAACCTTGAGGCGCTTTGGGGGATATCAAACGGCAACGCGTCAATCCAGTATTCCTGGAGTGATCATGCGAATTCTTTGGTTAATGAGTCTGTTGTTGTGTGTATTCAGTGCGCCAGTGGAGGCCGTGCGGCGAAACTCTGACGGGCATGGCGAAGTCCTGATCGTGCCTTACTACTCTGTGCGAACCGGCCGGACCACACTGCTGGCCATTGCGAATCAGCGCGGGCAGGCGAAGGCCGTCAAGGTTCGTGTCCGTGAGTCGCATTTTGGCAAGCTGCTGATGCAGTTCAATCTGTACCTCGCACCCCATGATCGATGGTCGGCCACGTTGTTTGAGCACGGTGGCCGAATGGTCATGGGTACCAGTGATCAAAGCTGTACGGTCCCTGATCTCATTGGCGATGCCAATGCCCCGCGTGTAGGCGGGCTCGCCTATTGGCCTGCTTCGGATCAGGACTTTACTGGCGACCGTGCAGATGCCGCTGGCACCGACCTGACTCGGACCCACGAGGGCTCCATTGAAGTGTTTGAGATGGGTGAGGTGCTGCCCGGCGGCTATGGCAGTGCCAACGCACTTGCGTTTTCGGGGCCAGATCAGGCACAGCCAATGCCGAACGACTGTGCGCGATTGAACCAGGCATTCAGTGTTGGGAATGGCGACGCCGGATATTGGTCGGTAGACCCAACTCGCGATTTGGGACCCGCCCAAGGTGGTCTGTCGGCTGAAGCGAGTGTGGTCTATGTTTCAGCCGGGTTCTCGTTGGAAATTCCAGTAGTTGGGTTGACTGAATTCCGGACACCGACAGCACCCTTGCTGCACACACCGCCGACGGCTTCAAGCCCGGATCTGGACGATGCAGTGAGCGACATCACTTCGGGTGAGGCGCATGCCTTTGTGAAAGACGAACTAGGCCAAGAGGTACAGCTCCGGTACCCCAGCGCGCAAGCGATTGATGCGGTGTCGGCTGTGCTCACGATGCCAGGACTGCACGCCGCGTATTCCAAGGCGCGCGCAATTGGTGCCTGGAATGACTGGATACTCGCGCAGCCGACACGTCGGTTTTATGGGTACACGGCACCATTCACTGCAGAAACACGCCGCGCTCAATTCGCGAGCCTCCGCTGGCTTGGCAAGCAGGGCGGACCTGGTTTTGATCAGGGCGTGCCGAGCTGCGAGTTTAACGACGAATGCCCGTTTGGTTCGGTGGACTGGTGGGACATTGCGATCCCGGTCATGACGTTCAACCGAAGTTTGGATACGGTCGTTGGTGCAGTGACTTACGGTCATAGAACGGCCTTTCTCGGCACGGAAGGCACTAACCCAGCACCGGATGAAGGTAGCCTGCTAATGGCGTTCGGCTGGCTCGACAGGGCCGCCGGCGGTGTACGTTACTTCGCGCTACGTCCCGACCTGAATGGTCGTCGGCTTGCTGGCCTGCCGGTGATCGCCTTTGCTGCGATGTCGTACGAGACTGCCTTCGCCAATTCGGGACGCCACGCCTTGTTTGCAGACACGCGCCTGTTGCCTGCCTACGGGCCGGTCTTTGTCAATGCGGGTGGCTCGCCATGATTGCGTTGATGCGGTGTGTTCTGCTCGCGGTTCTGCTCGCTCTATTGGCCGGCCCATTGGCAGCGGTCGAGGTATCGGTGCAAGGCGCCCAGGTGCTGCTGTTTCCGCTGTATCACGCGTCATCGGAGCGCAGCACGCTGTTCGCGATCGAAAATCGCGACAGCGTGCCGAAAGCGGTGTTGATTCGTTTGCGAGAGCAGCGCAATGGTCGGCCGGTGCTGACGTTCAACCTCTATCTCGGCAGCCATGATCTGTGGACAGCAGCCATTGCCTCAGACCCGACTACGGAAGCACCATTACTGATTACAACGGACGAATCCTGCACGGCTCCGGCACTCTACCGTTCCGAAACGTATCGCGGGCGCATTGGTTTGCGACCGTTCGAATACAGTGGCGCCAATCGTGACACCGGCCCGGAAGATTTGGCGCGCGCTCGAGTCGGCTTTATCGAGGCCATCGATCTCGGCGCTCTGGACCCCGCTGGCGAGCTGGCAACGCTGGTGAATCAGCAGTCTGCCGGCACTTGCGGTGCATTGGTGGCACGCTTTGCGCCTGGCGCGCCCTGGGCGGTTAATGCGTTGGCCGGATTCTTACCGCCGCGCGGTGGCTTGTCGGGATTTTCGACCCTGATCGACGTGGCTGCGGGCACCTCATGGGCCATTCCTGTCACGTCGCTCGCAGGGTTTCGCGATCGGCCTGGCCATGCCGACCCAGCTCACGGCATTACCTTGGCCGATGCGACCGGGCCAGACCCGGATTGGCTCGATGCGTGGGTGCAAACCGCCCAAGGTCGCATGCGCTATCAATTTCCGAAAAGCCGCGCGATCGATGCGATCAGTGCAGTGCTGATGAGCGAATCGCTAACCACTCAATACACTATCGAATCGGAGCTCGGTGCGCAGTCCGAGCTGGTGCTGAGCTTTCCGACGAAATGGGCCTATACCGATCAAGTGTTGACACCGGCTGGTGCCATTCCGCCATTTCAGAGTCTGTTTCAGCAGAATGCCGCGCGATTCACCGTAAACGGCACCGTTGCCGACGATGATCGGATCTGGTCGCGCGCTTCCTGCCTGCTGTCGGTGAACTCGATCTGGTCCTGCGACGACGTCGGATTTTTGCCGCCACCGTCACCGCCGCTGCCAACCCTGAGTGGTTCGGTCACGTCAATCTCAATGAATGCGACCGGCGCTACACCCAGTGGACTCATTCCGGAATTCCGCGTTCAGGATCGAACCTCAATTCCAGTCCGTGGCCGAATCAGCATCGGTCTGCGCAGACCTTTGGACGAGGAGTCTGCGGGGCCGTTGGAACTGCGCCCGGACCGCCAGGGGCGAA
It contains:
- a CDS encoding ABC transporter permease translates to MNLRRLRAVVIKELKQLLRDRLTAAMIFGIPTLQLLLFGFAINTDVRGLHAAVIDQADSTASRELVARLEHSQVVTLVHVGREVSVADRLMQSGDASVILLIPRDFERRLQRPGEPPAQLIVDASDPSIQAAARQLTELPLPGASPTNRLALLNRYNPERKSSVNTVPGLIGVILTMTMTLFTAVAIVRERERGNLEMLIATPLTPGELILGKVLPFVLIGLIQVTVVLTLGVLIFSVPVRGELWQVYVSALTYILAALGLGVFLSTFARTQFQAMQMAFFTFLPQILMSGFMFPFAGMPKAAQWIGECLPLTHFIRLVRGIVLRGADLHELAREIGILLLFSAITLGAATLRFRKRLD